In Halobaculum rubrum, the following are encoded in one genomic region:
- a CDS encoding Zn-dependent hydrolase, whose protein sequence is MDTTVDADRLRDDIEATAAFGHIDAGEGRGRTVLAGTEANRRAREYLLDRMEAADLYVTVDAVGNVAGTWMPDSADPDAAPVAAGSHLDSVPEGGIFDGPLGVYAALEAVRAMQDAVVSPDRPITVVSFTEEEGQRFADGLLGSSVAVGERSVEEALALTDDDGVTLEAALEDIGFRGEGRLDASDWDAFYELHVEQDTTLEEAGVPVGVVTTITGITHLDVEILGEANHAGATHMHDRTDALAAAAELVLDVETAANGVVDTSSDSAVGTVGSLSVSPNATNVVPGRVEAGVDVRDVEYESMETVVGAVRDTLARIEDERGVETELARPFDLRPTPMAERLREAAHRAGDDAGIETLDLHSGAAHDTMHVADVTDGALLFAPSRDGISHNPREWTDWDDCAAATRVLAGAIAEVAGVVEE, encoded by the coding sequence ATGGATACCACCGTCGACGCAGACCGACTCCGCGACGACATCGAGGCGACCGCCGCGTTCGGGCACATCGACGCGGGCGAGGGCCGCGGCCGGACCGTCCTCGCCGGCACCGAGGCGAACCGCCGCGCCCGCGAGTACCTTCTCGACCGCATGGAGGCCGCAGACCTCTACGTGACCGTCGACGCCGTCGGCAACGTCGCCGGCACGTGGATGCCTGACAGCGCGGACCCCGACGCCGCCCCCGTCGCCGCCGGGAGTCACCTCGACTCGGTCCCGGAAGGCGGCATCTTCGACGGTCCCCTCGGCGTGTACGCTGCGCTTGAAGCCGTCCGCGCAATGCAGGACGCCGTCGTCTCGCCGGATCGCCCGATCACGGTCGTCTCGTTCACTGAGGAGGAGGGACAGCGCTTCGCCGACGGCCTGCTCGGCTCGTCCGTCGCCGTCGGTGAACGCTCCGTCGAGGAGGCGCTCGCGCTGACGGACGACGACGGCGTCACGCTGGAGGCGGCGCTCGAGGACATCGGCTTTCGCGGGGAGGGGCGGCTCGACGCGAGCGACTGGGACGCCTTCTACGAGCTCCACGTCGAACAGGACACCACCCTTGAGGAAGCGGGCGTCCCGGTCGGCGTCGTCACAACCATCACGGGGATCACGCATCTCGACGTGGAGATACTGGGCGAGGCGAACCACGCCGGCGCGACGCACATGCACGACCGGACGGACGCGCTCGCGGCGGCCGCCGAACTCGTGCTCGACGTGGAGACCGCCGCGAACGGCGTGGTCGACACGAGCAGCGACTCGGCGGTCGGCACGGTCGGCTCGCTTTCGGTGTCCCCCAACGCGACGAACGTCGTCCCGGGGCGCGTCGAGGCCGGCGTGGACGTCCGCGACGTGGAGTACGAGTCGATGGAGACGGTCGTCGGCGCCGTCCGCGACACGCTCGCCCGGATCGAGGACGAGCGCGGCGTCGAGACCGAGCTCGCCCGTCCGTTCGATCTCCGACCGACGCCGATGGCCGAGCGACTCCGCGAGGCGGCCCATCGCGCCGGCGACGACGCCGGGATCGAGACGCTCGACCTACACTCCGGCGCCGCACACGACACGATGCACGTCGCCGACGTGACCGACGGCGCGCTGCTGTTTGCTCCCTCCCGGGACGGCATCAGTCACAACCCCCGCGAGTGGACCGACTGGGACGACTGCGCCGCCGCGACGCGAGTGCTCGCCGGGGCAATCGCCGAGGTCGCCGGCGTCGTCGAGGAGTAG
- a CDS encoding thiolase C-terminal domain-containing protein: MTDAYIVGAGQSSFGSFPEETYRTLFREAYEAAVPADLGAADVDEAFIGTLGVGGRQIGLAGPAVTEHIGLHGVPCTRVENACAASGSALRQAVMAVRSGMADLVLAGGVEVMTDASAEATKYWLGVSGETEWERMAGTTFAGVYAQLADAYLREYDAPRRALSAVAAKNHANGASNPKAHLGFECSIEDAETADVVADPLTLYHCCPTSDGAAAVLVASEDAAASFDERVRVAGVGAASDRVGLFQRDTYTAIPASESAATTAYDRAGVADPRADLDFAEVHDCFAIAELLAYEDLGFCDRGEAAALALDGVTAADGDLPVNTSGGLKSKGHPIGATGAGQAVEAFDQLTGTGGERQLDDPERGLTHNVGGSGGAAVVHVFESEGVTGA, translated from the coding sequence ATGACCGACGCCTACATCGTCGGGGCCGGCCAGTCGTCGTTCGGCTCGTTCCCCGAGGAGACGTATCGGACCCTCTTTCGCGAGGCGTACGAGGCCGCAGTGCCCGCGGATCTCGGTGCGGCCGACGTGGACGAAGCGTTCATCGGGACGCTCGGCGTCGGCGGCCGCCAGATCGGGCTCGCTGGTCCCGCCGTCACCGAGCACATCGGGCTCCACGGGGTCCCCTGCACGCGCGTGGAGAACGCCTGTGCAGCCTCGGGCTCCGCGCTCCGCCAGGCCGTGATGGCGGTTCGCTCCGGAATGGCGGACCTCGTCCTCGCGGGGGGCGTCGAGGTGATGACGGACGCGTCCGCGGAGGCGACGAAGTACTGGCTGGGCGTTTCCGGGGAGACCGAGTGGGAGCGCATGGCCGGGACGACGTTCGCGGGCGTGTACGCCCAGCTGGCCGACGCGTACCTCCGCGAGTACGACGCGCCGCGCCGGGCGCTCTCGGCGGTCGCCGCCAAGAACCACGCCAACGGCGCGTCGAACCCGAAGGCACACCTCGGCTTCGAGTGCTCGATCGAGGACGCCGAGACGGCCGATGTCGTCGCCGACCCGCTCACGCTGTACCACTGCTGCCCGACGAGCGACGGCGCCGCCGCGGTGCTGGTCGCCAGCGAGGACGCCGCGGCCTCGTTCGACGAGCGGGTCCGAGTCGCCGGCGTCGGCGCCGCCTCCGACCGCGTCGGGCTGTTCCAGCGCGACACCTACACCGCGATCCCCGCCAGCGAGTCGGCCGCGACGACGGCCTACGACCGCGCGGGGGTGGCCGATCCGCGTGCCGACCTCGACTTCGCGGAGGTACACGACTGCTTCGCCATCGCCGAACTCCTCGCGTACGAGGACCTCGGCTTCTGCGACCGCGGCGAGGCGGCCGCGCTCGCGCTCGACGGCGTCACGGCCGCCGACGGCGACCTCCCGGTCAACACCTCCGGCGGGCTGAAGTCGAAGGGTCACCCGATCGGCGCCACCGGCGCCGGGCAGGCGGTGGAGGCGTTCGACCAGTTGACCGGAACCGGGGGCGAGCGCCAGCTCGACGATCCCGAGCGCGGGTTGACACACAACGTCGGCGGCTCCGGCGGCGCGGCCGTCGTTCACGTGTTCGAGAGCGAGGGGGTGACCGGCGCGTGA
- a CDS encoding cold-shock protein, with amino-acid sequence MAKGTVAFFNDTGGYGFIESEDADEDVFFHMEDVGGPDLEEGQEVEFDIEEAEKGPRANNLQRL; translated from the coding sequence ATGGCGAAAGGCACGGTCGCATTCTTCAACGACACTGGCGGGTACGGATTCATCGAGAGCGAGGACGCGGACGAGGACGTCTTCTTCCACATGGAGGACGTCGGCGGTCCCGATCTCGAGGAGGGACAGGAAGTCGAGTTCGACATCGAGGAGGCCGAGAAGGGCCCGCGAGCGAACAACCTCCAGCGCCTGTAA
- a CDS encoding ZIP family metal transporter produces the protein MLEELFVAVAGTNPVVQAFVGGVVIAGMNMIGALSVLVVRDPSERALDGALGFAAGVMLAASFTSLIVPGIELTEIVAPGIPATGLLSPVPVLVGIGIGVLVLDQADHWVPHVHVLITGRSRPDQTVVDTKVASVILFIVAITIHNMPEGLAVGVGFGSGEVANGLSLMLAIGLQNIPEGLAVSVAAVNAGFDRRSYAVLTGIRSGLVEIPLTVIGAVAVALAAPILPYAMGFAAGGMLFVISDEILPETHSRGHERVATLGTMVGVVVMLYLDVALAA, from the coding sequence GTGCTCGAGGAGCTGTTCGTCGCCGTCGCCGGGACCAACCCCGTCGTTCAGGCGTTCGTCGGGGGCGTCGTCATCGCCGGGATGAACATGATCGGCGCGCTGTCGGTGCTGGTCGTGCGCGACCCCAGCGAGCGCGCGCTCGACGGCGCGCTCGGCTTCGCCGCGGGCGTCATGCTCGCGGCGTCGTTCACCTCGCTCATCGTCCCCGGGATCGAGCTGACCGAGATCGTCGCGCCCGGGATCCCCGCGACCGGACTGCTCTCGCCGGTTCCCGTCCTCGTCGGGATCGGCATCGGCGTCCTCGTCCTCGATCAGGCCGACCACTGGGTTCCCCACGTCCACGTTCTCATCACGGGCCGGTCGCGTCCCGACCAGACGGTCGTCGACACGAAGGTCGCCTCCGTGATCCTGTTCATCGTCGCCATCACGATCCACAACATGCCCGAGGGGCTGGCCGTCGGCGTCGGCTTCGGCTCCGGGGAGGTCGCCAACGGGCTCTCGCTCATGCTCGCGATCGGGCTCCAGAACATCCCGGAGGGGCTCGCGGTGTCCGTGGCCGCGGTCAACGCGGGGTTCGACCGCCGGTCGTACGCGGTCCTCACCGGGATCCGGTCGGGGCTCGTGGAGATCCCGCTGACAGTGATCGGCGCCGTCGCCGTCGCGCTTGCGGCGCCGATCCTCCCGTACGCGATGGGGTTTGCCGCCGGCGGCATGCTGTTCGTCATCTCCGACGAGATCCTCCCGGAGACCCACTCGCGAGGTCACGAACGGGTCGCGACGCTCGGGACGATGGTCGGTGTCGTGGTGATGCTATACTTGGACGTTGCCCTCGCGGCGTGA
- a CDS encoding mechanosensitive ion channel family protein, with protein MQYAFLATLRETLEGFVTVEARVAATVVLLTAASVTALLLAPRTVRIVHRVVRDRVLGDERVPVEVSEFDWSLPVTSIVRTLQFAVLLGAGLATLIVWGYVDVALAAVDAMAAVVPRIVRLAVSIGLVGAALVAIDVLESRLDDYAEESDAINQHQKGIVFRVLQVSVLVAAIVGGLTVWGVNLGGLLVGAGFLGIVVGTAARSTIGSLIAGFVLMFSRPFELGDWVEVDGEEGIVSDITVINTRIRTAGGEVVVIPNDRVANAVVTNLTRLGQLRLSVDVGVDYDADLATAETVVDDALADVSVIEDNPQPQVVPKSLGDSAVVLECRFWIDTPSAPKRTLATAAVVRAVKTALDEAEIKIPYPQREVTGREETGGFRVADGDESGHRPVASPDASTDD; from the coding sequence ATGCAATACGCCTTCCTCGCCACGCTTAGGGAGACCCTCGAGGGGTTCGTCACCGTCGAGGCGCGCGTGGCGGCGACCGTCGTTCTGCTGACGGCCGCGTCGGTCACCGCCCTCCTCCTGGCGCCGCGCACGGTACGGATCGTCCACCGGGTCGTGCGCGACCGGGTGCTCGGTGACGAGCGGGTTCCCGTCGAGGTGTCGGAGTTCGATTGGAGCCTGCCGGTCACGAGTATCGTGCGGACGCTTCAGTTCGCGGTGCTGCTCGGCGCCGGCCTCGCGACGCTGATCGTGTGGGGCTACGTGGACGTGGCGCTGGCGGCGGTGGACGCGATGGCGGCGGTGGTGCCGCGGATCGTCCGGTTAGCCGTGTCGATCGGGCTCGTCGGCGCCGCGCTCGTCGCCATCGACGTGCTGGAGTCTCGGCTCGACGACTACGCGGAGGAGTCCGACGCGATCAACCAACACCAGAAGGGGATCGTCTTCCGGGTGCTCCAGGTGTCCGTACTGGTGGCGGCTATCGTCGGGGGGCTCACGGTGTGGGGCGTGAACCTCGGCGGCCTGCTCGTCGGCGCCGGCTTCCTCGGCATCGTCGTCGGCACCGCCGCGCGCTCGACGATCGGCTCGCTCATCGCCGGCTTCGTGCTCATGTTCTCGCGGCCGTTCGAGCTGGGCGACTGGGTCGAGGTCGACGGCGAGGAGGGGATCGTCTCCGATATCACCGTGATCAACACCCGCATCCGCACCGCCGGTGGCGAGGTGGTCGTCATCCCGAACGACCGGGTCGCGAACGCGGTCGTCACCAACCTGACGCGGCTCGGGCAGCTCCGGCTGTCAGTGGACGTGGGCGTCGACTACGACGCCGACCTCGCGACCGCGGAGACCGTCGTGGACGACGCGCTCGCGGACGTGAGCGTGATCGAGGACAACCCCCAGCCACAGGTGGTGCCGAAGTCGCTGGGCGACTCGGCGGTCGTGCTGGAGTGCCGCTTCTGGATCGACACGCCGAGCGCGCCCAAGCGCACGCTCGCGACGGCGGCGGTCGTCCGGGCGGTGAAGACGGCCCTCGACGAGGCGGAGATCAAGATCCCGTACCCACAGCGGGAGGTCACGGGTCGCGAGGAGACCGGCGGCTTCCGCGTCGCCGACGGCGACGAGTCCGGCCACCGTCCCGTCGCATCGCCCGACGCGTCGACCGACGACTGA
- a CDS encoding zinc ribbon domain-containing protein, whose protein sequence is MSDLEPGIGTGSGATEPAGESETDARILGAGVYVPSAGLAREAVVDAWGRSRTRGVDAVAVPAPDEDTLTMGVAAAERALSAAGIDAGDLAGLAFATTTPPLAEADLLPRLGAALGVPADARTHYAGRSTRAGTRALRAARDAGAAPALVVAADAPRAAPNSPEGHAAGAGAAAVVLGPGSSHGARLTGDAEASADYPGTRFRRTDREETEGLGVTTYDRAAFTRPIRAAVDLLVDEANVPAPDDAAALAITAPDGDLPARAARAVDLDADAVSTPVGTLGDTGAAGPLLGLAAALREGASPTLVVGWGSGAGADAVIVDGLAPVEGFLDTDRELSYPAALRRRGEITDDEPPAGGGAAVSVPTWRRSQPARYRLLAGRCPDCGALTFPPEGACPDCHDLVTYESVRLPTEGVIETVTGVSPGGAPPEFARQAERGGDYAVAIVRFERDGAAASVPLQVVDADPDAVAAGDPVGAVFRRIYEREGVVRYGRKAQLASDGR, encoded by the coding sequence GTGAGCGACCTCGAGCCCGGAATCGGAACCGGATCGGGGGCCACCGAGCCCGCGGGGGAGTCCGAAACCGACGCGCGGATCCTCGGCGCCGGCGTGTACGTCCCCTCGGCCGGGCTGGCCCGCGAGGCGGTCGTCGACGCGTGGGGTCGATCCCGCACGCGCGGCGTCGACGCCGTCGCGGTCCCGGCGCCGGACGAGGACACGCTCACGATGGGCGTCGCGGCCGCCGAGCGCGCGCTTTCGGCCGCCGGGATCGACGCCGGCGACCTGGCGGGGCTCGCGTTCGCGACGACGACTCCGCCACTGGCCGAGGCGGACCTCCTGCCGCGGCTCGGCGCCGCGCTCGGTGTCCCCGCGGACGCACGGACTCACTACGCCGGTCGAAGCACGCGGGCCGGGACGCGGGCGTTGCGGGCCGCGCGCGACGCCGGGGCGGCCCCGGCGCTCGTCGTCGCCGCCGACGCGCCCCGGGCGGCGCCGAACTCCCCGGAGGGCCACGCGGCCGGTGCGGGGGCCGCGGCGGTCGTCTTGGGCCCCGGATCGAGCCACGGCGCCCGCCTCACGGGCGACGCCGAGGCGTCGGCCGACTACCCGGGAACGAGATTCCGACGGACGGACCGGGAGGAGACGGAGGGGCTCGGCGTGACGACGTACGACCGGGCGGCGTTCACGCGGCCGATCCGCGCGGCCGTCGACCTCCTCGTCGACGAGGCGAACGTGCCCGCCCCGGACGATGCCGCCGCGCTCGCGATAACCGCGCCGGACGGCGATCTCCCCGCTCGGGCGGCGCGGGCGGTCGACCTGGACGCCGACGCGGTCTCGACGCCGGTGGGGACGCTCGGCGACACGGGCGCGGCCGGACCGCTCCTCGGGCTGGCTGCGGCGCTTCGCGAGGGAGCATCCCCGACGCTCGTCGTCGGCTGGGGCAGCGGCGCGGGAGCGGACGCGGTGATCGTCGACGGGCTCGCGCCCGTGGAGGGCTTCCTCGACACCGACCGGGAGTTGTCGTATCCGGCGGCGCTCAGACGCCGCGGCGAGATCACGGACGACGAGCCGCCGGCCGGGGGCGGTGCGGCGGTGTCGGTCCCGACGTGGCGGCGATCCCAGCCCGCGCGGTACCGGCTCCTGGCGGGTCGCTGTCCGGACTGCGGGGCGCTCACGTTCCCGCCGGAGGGAGCGTGTCCGGACTGTCACGACCTCGTCACCTACGAGTCCGTCCGCCTGCCGACTGAGGGTGTCATCGAGACTGTTACCGGCGTTTCACCCGGAGGCGCGCCGCCCGAGTTCGCGCGGCAGGCCGAGCGCGGCGGCGACTACGCGGTCGCGATCGTCCGGTTCGAGCGCGACGGCGCGGCCGCGAGCGTGCCTCTCCAGGTCGTGGACGCCGACCCTGACGCCGTCGCGGCGGGCGACCCCGTTGGGGCGGTGTTCAGACGGATCTACGAACGGGAAGGTGTCGTGCGGTACGGTCGAAAAGCACAGCTCGCGTCCGACGGTCGGTGA
- the thrS gene encoding threonine--tRNA ligase, whose amino-acid sequence MSDIVVTLPDGSELSVPEGASVEDVAYEIGPGLGNDTVAGVVDGELVDKAAPVHDGARIEIVTDQSEEYLQVLRHSAAHVFAQALQRVYPEAKLAIGPPTEDGFYYDVAGVDIAEDDFAAIEAEMADIVEADHEIRRLEVSREDALAEYEDNEYKTEILGEEAAGEDPVSVYEQDDWRDLCKGPHVESTGEIGAFELLSISSVYWRGDEENDQLTRVYGTAFESESELEEFLHMREQAKERDHRKIAREMNLFSIPTITGPGLPLYHPPGKTVLSELEEYVDELNEAAGYGEVETPHVFRTELWEESGHYENYQDDMFLFDVNDEEYGLKPMNCPGHATIFDQGSWSYRDLPVRYAEHGKVYRKEQRGELSGLSRTWAFTIDDGHLFVRPDQIEAEVRQVMDGIERVLETFDLDVSVDLATRPEKSVGGDEVWEQAESQLESVLESSSMEWGIEPGDGAFYGPKIDFSFEDALGRSWDGPTVQLDFNMPERFDLTYTGEDNAEHRPVMIHRALYGSYERFFMVLIEHFGGDFPFWLAPEQVRVLPISDDNLGYAHRVKNELSEFRVEVEDRDMTVGRKIRAAHDDRVPYMVVVGGDEEDAGTISVRDRFENERNDVDTGEFVDHLRGEVDEKTVKPDFVTDHES is encoded by the coding sequence ATGAGCGACATCGTCGTCACCCTGCCGGACGGCTCGGAGCTGTCCGTCCCGGAGGGTGCATCCGTCGAGGACGTGGCGTACGAGATCGGACCCGGACTCGGGAACGACACCGTCGCGGGCGTCGTCGACGGCGAGCTCGTCGACAAGGCCGCACCCGTCCACGACGGCGCGCGGATCGAGATCGTCACCGACCAGTCCGAGGAGTACCTGCAGGTGCTGCGCCACTCGGCGGCGCACGTGTTCGCACAGGCGCTCCAGCGGGTGTACCCGGAGGCGAAGCTCGCGATCGGCCCGCCCACGGAGGACGGCTTCTACTACGACGTCGCCGGCGTCGACATCGCCGAGGACGACTTCGCGGCGATCGAAGCCGAGATGGCCGACATCGTCGAGGCGGACCACGAGATCCGTCGCCTGGAGGTGTCCCGCGAGGACGCCCTCGCGGAGTACGAGGACAACGAGTACAAAACGGAGATCCTCGGCGAGGAGGCCGCGGGCGAGGACCCCGTCTCCGTGTACGAGCAGGACGACTGGCGCGACCTCTGTAAGGGCCCGCACGTCGAGTCGACGGGCGAGATCGGCGCGTTCGAGCTGCTGTCCATCTCCTCGGTCTACTGGCGCGGCGACGAGGAGAACGACCAGCTGACGCGCGTGTACGGGACGGCCTTCGAGTCCGAGTCGGAGCTGGAGGAGTTCCTGCACATGCGCGAGCAGGCCAAGGAGCGCGACCACCGCAAGATCGCCCGCGAGATGAACCTGTTCTCCATCCCGACGATCACCGGTCCGGGCCTTCCGCTGTATCACCCGCCCGGCAAGACGGTCCTCTCGGAGCTGGAGGAGTACGTCGACGAGCTGAACGAGGCCGCCGGGTACGGCGAGGTGGAGACCCCGCACGTGTTCCGCACGGAGCTGTGGGAGGAGTCGGGCCACTACGAGAACTACCAGGACGACATGTTCCTGTTCGACGTCAACGACGAGGAGTACGGCCTGAAGCCGATGAACTGCCCGGGCCACGCGACCATCTTCGACCAGGGCTCGTGGTCGTACCGCGACCTCCCGGTCCGCTATGCCGAACACGGGAAGGTGTACCGCAAGGAACAGCGCGGCGAGCTATCGGGACTGTCGCGGACGTGGGCGTTCACCATCGACGACGGCCACCTGTTCGTGCGGCCCGACCAGATCGAAGCCGAGGTGCGACAGGTGATGGACGGCATCGAGCGGGTGCTGGAGACGTTCGATCTGGACGTGTCCGTCGACCTGGCGACGCGCCCCGAGAAGTCCGTCGGCGGCGACGAGGTGTGGGAGCAGGCGGAGTCCCAGCTGGAGTCGGTGCTGGAGTCGTCGTCGATGGAGTGGGGGATCGAGCCCGGCGACGGCGCCTTCTACGGCCCGAAGATCGACTTCAGCTTCGAGGACGCCCTCGGGCGCTCGTGGGACGGCCCGACGGTCCAGCTCGACTTCAACATGCCCGAGCGGTTCGATCTCACGTACACCGGCGAGGACAACGCCGAGCACCGTCCGGTGATGATCCACCGCGCGCTGTACGGGAGCTACGAGCGCTTCTTCATGGTGCTCATCGAGCACTTCGGCGGCGACTTCCCGTTCTGGCTCGCGCCCGAGCAGGTGCGGGTTCTCCCCATCTCCGACGACAACCTCGGCTACGCCCACCGCGTGAAAAACGAGCTCTCGGAGTTCCGCGTCGAGGTCGAGGACCGCGACATGACCGTCGGCCGGAAGATCCGCGCGGCCCACGACGACCGCGTCCCCTACATGGTCGTCGTCGGCGGCGACGAGGAGGACGCCGGGACTATCTCCGTGCGCGACCGCTTCGAGAACGAGCGAAACGACGTCGACACAGGCGAGTTCGTCGATCACCTCCGCGGCGAGGTCGACGAGAAGACCGTGAAGCCCGACTTCGTCACCGACCACGAGTCGTAG
- a CDS encoding transcription initiation factor IIB, with the protein MSESETTISRYAENETESKERSGERTEETESVRVCPECGGNVVADEEHGETVCRDCGLVVEEDAIDHGPEWRSFNNDGESKSRVGAPTTNMMHDNGLSTNIGWQNKDAYGNTLSTERRQQMQRLRTWHERFRTRDSKERNLKQALGEIDRMASALGLPENVRETASVIYRRALDEDLLPGRSIEGVASASLYAAARQANTPRSLDELTAVSRVDRMELTRTYRYIVRELKLEVAPADPAQYLARFASELGLSDEGEWRARGLLSTAGEAGVTSGKSPVGLAAAAVYAAALLTNEALTQSQVSDVAGVSEVTIRNRYKELLDAAEDAEGAPGSGGPDRGRANA; encoded by the coding sequence ATGAGCGAATCAGAAACCACAATCAGCAGGTATGCGGAGAACGAGACGGAGTCGAAGGAACGATCGGGCGAACGGACCGAGGAGACCGAATCGGTCCGCGTCTGTCCCGAGTGCGGCGGCAACGTCGTCGCCGACGAGGAGCACGGCGAGACGGTCTGCCGCGACTGCGGACTCGTCGTCGAGGAGGACGCGATCGACCACGGTCCCGAGTGGCGCTCGTTCAACAACGACGGCGAGAGCAAGTCGCGGGTCGGCGCCCCGACGACGAACATGATGCACGACAACGGGCTGTCGACCAACATCGGCTGGCAGAACAAAGACGCCTACGGCAACACGCTCTCGACGGAGCGCCGCCAGCAGATGCAGCGGCTGCGCACGTGGCACGAGCGCTTCCGCACGCGCGACTCCAAGGAGCGCAACCTGAAGCAGGCGCTCGGGGAGATCGACCGCATGGCCTCCGCGCTCGGGCTGCCCGAGAACGTCCGCGAGACCGCCTCCGTCATCTACCGCCGCGCGCTCGACGAGGACCTCCTCCCCGGTCGCTCGATCGAAGGCGTCGCCTCCGCGAGCCTGTACGCCGCGGCCCGGCAGGCGAACACCCCGCGCTCGCTCGACGAGCTGACGGCGGTGTCGCGGGTGGACCGCATGGAGCTGACGCGGACGTACCGCTACATCGTCCGCGAACTGAAGCTGGAGGTCGCTCCGGCCGACCCCGCGCAGTACCTCGCGCGGTTCGCCTCCGAGCTGGGGCTGTCGGACGAGGGCGAGTGGCGCGCCCGCGGGCTGTTGAGCACGGCCGGGGAGGCCGGCGTCACCAGCGGGAAGTCCCCCGTCGGGCTCGCCGCCGCCGCCGTCTACGCCGCCGCGCTGCTCACCAACGAGGCGCTGACCCAGAGCCAGGTGAGCGATGTCGCGGGGGTTAGCGAGGTGACCATCCGAAACCGCTACAAGGAGCTGCTCGACGCGGCCGAGGACGCCGAGGGCGCTCCGGGCTCCGGCGGGCCCGACCGCGGGCGCGCGAACGCCTGA
- a CDS encoding translation initiation factor IF-2 subunit beta: MEYDDMLDRAIEETPEIDERGSRFEVPEPEVRMEGNVTVVENFRELVDTLNREESTLLKFLQDELGTAARIDESGRARLTGEFKQDRIAGAVDAYTEGFVICSECGLPDTRVVEEGGADVLKCDACGAITRLGT, encoded by the coding sequence ATGGAGTACGACGACATGCTCGACCGCGCGATCGAGGAGACGCCCGAGATCGACGAGCGGGGCTCCCGATTCGAGGTTCCCGAGCCGGAGGTTCGCATGGAAGGGAACGTTACGGTCGTCGAGAACTTCCGGGAGCTGGTTGACACGCTGAACCGGGAGGAGTCGACGCTGTTGAAGTTCCTGCAGGACGAACTCGGGACGGCCGCGCGCATCGACGAGTCCGGGCGCGCACGGCTCACGGGCGAGTTCAAGCAGGATCGGATCGCCGGCGCCGTGGACGCGTACACCGAGGGCTTCGTCATCTGCTCGGAGTGCGGCCTCCCCGACACCCGCGTCGTCGAGGAGGGCGGCGCGGACGTGCTCAAGTGCGACGCATGCGGCGCGATCACCCGGCTGGGAACGTAG